A section of the Lusitaniella coriacea LEGE 07157 genome encodes:
- the lpxD gene encoding UDP-3-O-(3-hydroxymyristoyl)glucosamine N-acyltransferase, with protein MKFSEIAAQLDSFVQSSSLNTHPDRDPEIADLTALENATEGTLGHIQGQKYASFVETTAASALILPTDETLQTQATTRGIAWIATPDPRLFFARAIALFYQPYQPEPEIDPTAIVHPTAKIGKDVYIGPYVVIRAGVKIGDRACIHPQVVLYPHVEIGDRALLHSNCTIHERTRIGADCIIHSGAVIGGEGFGFVPTDRGWYKMQQSGRVILEDGVEVGTNSTIDRPSVGETRIGRNTKIDNLVQIGHGSTIGQNCAIAGQVGMAGGVKVGNGVILAGQVGIADHIEIGDRAIATAKAGVHHNIPSGNVVTGIPAIPHQLFIKASAIFKRLPEMHKTLRQLRKTR; from the coding sequence ATGAAATTTAGCGAAATTGCAGCCCAATTGGATTCTTTCGTCCAATCTAGCAGCCTCAACACGCACCCCGATCGCGATCCGGAGATAGCAGATTTGACCGCTTTGGAAAATGCCACAGAGGGTACGCTAGGTCACATACAGGGGCAAAAGTACGCTTCTTTTGTGGAGACAACCGCCGCGAGTGCGTTGATTTTACCGACCGATGAGACACTGCAAACTCAAGCCACTACTAGGGGAATTGCTTGGATTGCGACCCCAGATCCCAGATTATTTTTTGCTCGCGCGATCGCGCTATTTTATCAACCCTACCAACCAGAACCAGAAATCGATCCCACCGCGATCGTTCACCCCACTGCCAAAATTGGTAAAGACGTTTATATCGGTCCCTACGTCGTAATTCGCGCAGGGGTTAAAATTGGCGATCGCGCCTGCATCCATCCCCAAGTCGTCCTCTATCCCCATGTAGAAATCGGCGATCGCGCCCTCCTCCACTCCAACTGTACAATCCACGAACGCACGCGCATCGGGGCAGATTGCATCATTCATAGCGGCGCAGTCATTGGCGGCGAAGGATTTGGCTTCGTTCCCACCGATCGCGGTTGGTACAAAATGCAACAATCCGGTCGCGTCATCCTCGAAGACGGCGTAGAAGTCGGCACCAACAGCACGATCGATCGCCCCTCCGTCGGCGAAACCCGCATTGGACGCAACACAAAAATAGACAACCTCGTGCAAATCGGTCACGGGAGTACAATCGGTCAAAATTGCGCGATCGCGGGACAAGTGGGCATGGCCGGGGGTGTAAAAGTGGGTAATGGTGTTATTCTCGCCGGACAAGTGGGAATCGCAGACCACATCGAAATCGGAGATCGCGCGATCGCCACCGCCAAAGCAGGAGTTCACCACAACATCCCATCCGGTAACGTCGTCACCGGAATTCCCGCCATTCCCCATCAACTTTTCATCAAAGCCAGTGCCATTTTCAAACGCCTCCCCGAAATGCACAAAACCCTGAGACAGCTACGAAAAACTCGGTAA
- a CDS encoding trifunctional serine/threonine-protein kinase/ATP-binding protein/sensor histidine kinase, which translates to MTSTLVTLPNYQLTEQIYEGTRTVVYRGQEVENETPIVIKLMRSEYPSFRELMQFRNQYAITKNLEIEGIIQSIALERYENRYALIMEDTGGISLAEYKQQSSLSLQQFLNIAIQIAEILQQLHNNSIIHKDIKPANILIHPKTNQIKLIDFSISTLLPKETQTLQNPNILEGTLSYLSPEQTGRMNRGIDYRSDFYSLGVTFYELLAGKLPFNSDDPLELIHAHIAENPKLIGDICPQPLSDIVMKLMAKNAEERYQSALGLKYDLEKCLAQYQETGTIESFELGERDICDRFLIPEKLYGRETEVAQLLAAFERVATGNTEMMLVAGFSGIGKTAVVNEVHKPIVRQRGYFIKGKFDQFNRNIPFSAFVQAFRDLMGQLLCESDDQLEQWKVQILQALGENGQVIIEVIPELEGIIGQQPPVPELSGSAAQNRFNLLFGKFVRVFATKEHPLVIFLDDLQWADSASLNLMQLLMGTTDTSYLLFVGAYRDNEVFPAHPFMLALDRIGKAGGIFNTITLKALSLEDLNQLVADTLTCSLQLALPLTELIWQKTKGNPFFTVQFLKGLYEDELITFDSDLGSWQCDMASVTQLSLTDDVIEFMGSQLQKLPSLTQEMLKFAACVGNIFDLDTLAIVSDRSREDVAAALWRALQEGFVLPKSKVYKFYQSQSDNFQSSIPDDCSIAYQFLHDRVQQAAYSLIQSDRKQSTHLKIGRRLLDNTPEETLDEKIFEIVNQLNIGIESADAAFDIAKLARLNLRAGQQAKATTAYQAAVEYFAVARNLIPTLSWEENYTFTLNLYRESAEAAYLSAEFEEMEKFVEIVKNRALTLLDAVPVYEVKMQAGMAQNELPEAIQTGRDILCSLGIVFPENPNPSDIEATISAIFSKIAGKNPMSFIELPSMTDPEKLASIRILQGLAPCAYQAMPMLLPLVVIKQVELSLDYGNSPLSPLGYAFFALILCGVVGDIETGYKFGELALALLDRSDAKEIQTGTLFVVNADVKHYREAVQNTLQPLQSAYTLGLETGNLEFAALSTSIYVYHAYLVGRELPDLEQELENYNQTLKNLKQKTALYFNQILQQAVSNLIGVNDEPCKLEGAVYNALEMLPIHQQANDATAIYYVYFNQMILCYLLGEFHQAVENAAKAEQYLYGVTANLVVPIFYFYDSLIQLASSKIWAESKREDKLKKAIKKVRSNQEKMQNWANYAPMNFQHKYDLVEAEKHRVLGNKLEAIEYYDRAISGAKENEYLQEEALANELFAKFYLDWGRGKEASVYMQDAYYCYAQWGAKAKTDDLEQRYPELLKPILHRIPQSGSLLSTSLSTVTSHSQTASVVNISNLLDFSSLLKASQTLSGEIELSPLLSTLMKIILENAGATKGALLLASEQGLTVDAIATRQNEDLQLNSVHQSIPLDDYPDLPSGLINTVRRTAEIVLLDAKTAQKKFTTDRYLQRFSPQSLLCFPLLERGNLIGILYLENTLTANAFTRDRVELLDALCAQAAISLSNARLYQKAQQALQNLQEAQLQLVQNEKMATLGNLVAGVAHEINNPVGFIGGNVSAAQEYLQDLLDIIALYQENASLPDSIIEEIEDLDLDFIAEDFPKLIASMQTGCERIRNISTSLRTFSRTDTDKKTEFNLHEGIESTLLILKYRLKANEERPAIEITKEYGDLPEVQCFPGQLNQVFMNLIANAIDALEESNEGRRFEEIQANPNRITIQTEVSGERAIVRIGDNGKGMPDEMRQCIFKQGFTTKGVGKGTGLGLAIARQIITEKHGGSLAVQSVLGKGTQFCIRLPISD; encoded by the coding sequence ATGACCAGCACTCTTGTAACTCTTCCCAATTATCAGCTTACCGAACAAATATACGAAGGCACTCGCACCGTTGTCTATCGCGGTCAGGAAGTTGAGAACGAGACACCCATCGTTATCAAACTGATGCGAAGTGAGTATCCCTCCTTTCGGGAATTAATGCAGTTTCGCAATCAGTACGCCATCACTAAAAATCTAGAGATTGAAGGAATTATTCAATCCATCGCCTTAGAGCGCTACGAGAACCGCTATGCCCTGATTATGGAAGATACAGGCGGTATCTCTTTAGCCGAGTACAAACAGCAATCGTCCCTCTCACTCCAGCAATTTCTCAACATCGCCATCCAAATCGCAGAAATCCTACAGCAACTCCACAACAACTCAATTATTCATAAAGATATTAAACCCGCTAACATTCTTATTCACCCCAAAACCAATCAAATTAAACTCATTGACTTCAGTATTTCGACGCTTCTCCCCAAAGAAACCCAAACTCTTCAAAACCCCAACATTTTAGAAGGAACCCTCTCCTACCTCTCTCCCGAACAAACCGGACGGATGAATCGAGGAATTGACTATCGCAGCGATTTTTATTCCCTGGGAGTCACCTTCTACGAACTGCTTGCAGGAAAGTTGCCCTTTAATAGCGACGATCCTTTGGAATTAATTCACGCTCATATTGCCGAAAATCCCAAACTCATAGGAGATATTTGTCCTCAACCCCTTTCGGATATCGTTATGAAACTGATGGCGAAAAATGCAGAAGAGCGCTATCAAAGTGCCTTGGGACTCAAATACGACCTAGAAAAGTGCCTCGCGCAGTATCAAGAAACAGGAACAATTGAATCCTTTGAATTGGGAGAGAGAGATATCTGCGATCGCTTTCTCATTCCCGAAAAGCTCTACGGACGGGAAACTGAAGTTGCTCAGTTATTGGCAGCATTCGAGCGAGTGGCAACCGGAAATACCGAAATGATGCTCGTTGCCGGATTTTCCGGCATCGGTAAAACCGCAGTCGTCAATGAAGTCCACAAACCCATCGTCCGCCAACGGGGTTATTTCATCAAAGGGAAATTCGACCAGTTCAATCGTAATATTCCCTTTAGTGCATTTGTCCAAGCATTTCGGGATTTGATGGGTCAGTTGCTTTGTGAAAGCGACGACCAACTCGAACAGTGGAAAGTCCAGATTCTCCAAGCCTTGGGAGAAAACGGACAAGTTATTATCGAAGTCATTCCCGAACTCGAAGGGATTATCGGTCAACAACCTCCCGTTCCCGAACTATCTGGTAGTGCAGCACAAAATCGCTTTAATTTACTCTTCGGTAAATTCGTGCGAGTCTTTGCGACAAAAGAACACCCTCTGGTCATTTTCCTCGATGACTTACAATGGGCAGACTCTGCATCGCTGAATTTGATGCAACTCTTGATGGGTACAACTGATACCTCCTATTTACTGTTCGTTGGAGCGTATCGGGATAATGAGGTGTTTCCGGCTCATCCATTCATGTTAGCCCTCGATCGAATCGGCAAAGCTGGAGGCATTTTCAATACCATTACCCTCAAAGCGTTATCTCTAGAAGACTTGAATCAATTGGTTGCCGACACCCTGACGTGTTCTCTCCAACTGGCTTTACCTCTGACAGAACTAATCTGGCAAAAAACGAAAGGAAATCCATTTTTCACAGTTCAATTCCTTAAAGGATTATATGAAGACGAACTGATTACTTTTGATTCAGATTTAGGGTCTTGGCAATGTGATATGGCAAGTGTGACGCAATTGTCCCTAACCGATGATGTGATCGAGTTTATGGGTTCTCAGTTGCAAAAGTTGCCTTCTCTCACTCAGGAGATGTTGAAATTTGCTGCTTGTGTTGGCAATATTTTCGACCTCGATACGCTAGCAATTGTGAGCGATCGCTCTCGTGAGGATGTCGCAGCAGCTTTGTGGCGAGCATTGCAGGAAGGATTTGTGTTGCCGAAGAGCAAAGTGTACAAATTTTATCAATCTCAAAGTGACAATTTTCAATCTTCCATTCCTGACGATTGCTCGATTGCTTATCAGTTTTTGCACGATCGCGTTCAACAGGCTGCTTATTCTTTAATTCAATCCGATCGAAAACAATCTACCCATCTCAAAATCGGACGGCGCTTGCTCGATAATACGCCCGAAGAAACACTTGACGAGAAAATTTTTGAGATTGTTAACCAGTTAAATATTGGCATAGAATCGGCAGATGCAGCCTTTGATATCGCTAAACTTGCCCGATTGAATTTGAGAGCAGGACAACAAGCCAAAGCAACAACAGCTTATCAAGCTGCTGTGGAATATTTCGCCGTTGCTCGAAATTTAATACCGACATTGAGTTGGGAAGAAAATTATACTTTTACCCTCAACCTCTATCGAGAATCTGCCGAAGCCGCTTATCTGAGTGCTGAGTTCGAGGAGATGGAAAAATTCGTCGAGATCGTCAAAAATCGCGCTCTTACCCTTTTAGATGCCGTTCCAGTTTATGAAGTGAAGATGCAAGCTGGAATGGCGCAGAACGAGCTACCGGAGGCGATACAAACCGGACGAGATATTTTATGTTCGCTAGGAATTGTCTTTCCCGAAAATCCAAATCCGTCGGATATCGAAGCAACAATATCGGCAATATTCTCCAAAATTGCTGGCAAAAATCCCATGAGTTTTATCGAGCTGCCGTCGATGACCGACCCGGAAAAGTTAGCCTCGATTCGGATTCTCCAGGGTTTAGCACCTTGTGCTTATCAAGCAATGCCGATGTTGCTACCTTTGGTCGTTATCAAACAGGTTGAATTGTCGCTTGACTATGGGAATTCGCCTCTTTCGCCGTTAGGATATGCTTTCTTTGCTCTCATTCTTTGCGGAGTGGTTGGCGATATCGAAACCGGATATAAGTTTGGTGAATTGGCTTTAGCATTACTCGATCGTTCAGACGCTAAAGAAATTCAAACAGGAACGCTGTTTGTTGTTAATGCAGATGTCAAGCACTATCGAGAAGCAGTACAGAACACCCTACAACCGCTACAATCCGCCTATACGCTGGGACTGGAAACGGGCAATTTAGAGTTTGCAGCTTTATCAACATCTATTTACGTTTATCATGCGTATCTAGTCGGTCGAGAACTTCCCGATTTAGAGCAAGAACTTGAGAATTACAATCAAACCTTAAAAAACTTAAAACAAAAAACTGCGCTGTACTTCAATCAAATCTTACAGCAAGCTGTCTCGAACTTGATAGGAGTAAATGATGAGCCATGCAAGCTAGAAGGAGCAGTCTATAATGCTCTGGAAATGTTACCCATACACCAGCAGGCTAACGATGCAACTGCAATTTATTATGTCTATTTCAATCAAATGATTCTCTGTTATTTATTAGGAGAGTTTCATCAAGCGGTAGAGAATGCAGCAAAAGCCGAACAGTATTTGTATGGAGTCACAGCAAATTTAGTCGTTCCGATTTTCTATTTTTACGACTCTCTGATACAACTTGCCAGCTCAAAAATTTGGGCAGAGTCAAAGCGAGAAGATAAACTAAAAAAGGCGATCAAAAAAGTTCGCTCTAATCAAGAAAAAATGCAGAACTGGGCAAATTATGCCCCAATGAATTTTCAACACAAATACGATCTAGTCGAAGCCGAAAAACATCGAGTTTTGGGTAACAAACTAGAAGCAATAGAATATTACGATCGCGCGATTTCTGGAGCTAAAGAAAATGAATACCTGCAAGAAGAAGCTTTAGCAAACGAACTCTTTGCCAAATTCTACCTCGACTGGGGGCGAGGGAAAGAGGCTTCAGTATATATGCAGGATGCTTATTACTGTTATGCTCAATGGGGCGCAAAGGCAAAAACGGACGATCTCGAACAACGTTACCCCGAATTGTTAAAGCCAATTCTACACCGCATACCTCAGAGCGGCTCGCTTTTATCTACCTCCTTATCGACAGTTACCAGTCATTCTCAAACCGCAAGCGTTGTCAATATTTCCAACCTTCTCGATTTTTCCTCCCTCTTAAAAGCCTCCCAAACCCTCTCCGGGGAAATCGAACTTTCTCCCTTGCTCTCAACGCTAATGAAGATTATTCTTGAGAATGCTGGAGCCACCAAAGGCGCATTATTATTAGCCAGCGAGCAGGGATTAACTGTAGACGCGATCGCGACCCGCCAAAACGAGGATTTACAACTCAATTCGGTTCATCAATCTATTCCTCTAGATGATTATCCAGACTTACCCTCTGGATTGATTAACACCGTTCGACGTACCGCAGAAATTGTTCTTTTAGATGCCAAAACCGCCCAAAAAAAGTTTACTACCGATCGCTATTTACAGCGCTTCTCTCCTCAAAGTTTGCTCTGTTTCCCTCTCCTGGAACGAGGCAATTTAATTGGGATTCTTTATTTAGAAAATACTCTCACCGCTAATGCTTTTACCCGCGATCGCGTGGAGTTATTAGATGCACTGTGCGCTCAAGCCGCAATCTCTTTAAGCAATGCACGCCTGTACCAAAAAGCACAACAAGCACTCCAAAATTTACAAGAAGCGCAACTGCAACTCGTTCAAAATGAAAAGATGGCGACATTAGGAAATCTTGTTGCAGGAGTCGCTCACGAAATCAATAATCCCGTCGGCTTTATCGGGGGAAATGTTAGTGCCGCACAAGAGTATTTGCAAGATTTATTGGATATTATCGCGCTTTATCAAGAGAACGCTTCTCTTCCAGATTCAATTATCGAAGAGATCGAAGACCTCGATCTAGATTTTATCGCCGAAGATTTCCCCAAACTGATTGCCTCAATGCAAACCGGATGCGAGCGCATTCGCAATATCAGCACATCGTTGCGAACCTTTTCCCGCACCGATACGGACAAGAAAACGGAATTTAATTTACACGAAGGTATCGAGAGTACCTTACTCATTCTCAAATATCGCCTCAAAGCCAACGAAGAGCGTCCTGCAATTGAGATTACTAAAGAATACGGCGATCTGCCTGAAGTGCAATGCTTTCCCGGACAACTCAATCAAGTGTTTATGAATCTGATTGCCAATGCCATCGATGCGTTAGAAGAGTCTAATGAGGGAAGGCGTTTTGAGGAGATTCAAGCCAATCCCAACCGCATTACGATTCAAACGGAAGTTAGCGGTGAACGCGCGATTGTTCGGATTGGAGATAATGGTAAGGGAATGCCTGATGAGATGCGTCAGTGTATTTTCAAGCAAGGATTTACCACCAAAGGCGTTGGGAAGGGAACCGGATTGGGACTCGCGATCGCGCGCCAAATTATCACCGAAAAACATGGGGGAAGTCTAGCAGTTCAATCGGTGTTGGGTAAAGGAACTCAATTCTGCATTCGACTACCAATTTCAGATTAA
- a CDS encoding Uma2 family endonuclease has translation MTAILEKTQQRYYTPDEYLALEESAEYKSEYHDGQIIPMTGGTTNHNQIAGNLYLSLRLGLKGQEYDVFIGDVRLWIPEVQCYTYPDVMVIASQPEFHNNRKDTITNPQVIIEVLSKSTRNYDRGDKFDYYKTLPTFQEYILIEQSQVKIAQYFKTDAKRWLYREYDEEDTALSLSGFELEVPLMDIYEKVDFTEEEESTD, from the coding sequence ATGACAGCAATTTTAGAAAAGACCCAACAACGCTACTATACTCCCGATGAATATTTAGCCCTTGAAGAATCGGCGGAGTACAAAAGCGAATATCATGACGGTCAAATTATTCCTATGACAGGCGGAACGACAAATCATAACCAAATTGCTGGAAACCTTTATCTGTCTCTACGTCTTGGACTAAAAGGACAAGAATACGATGTTTTCATTGGAGATGTGAGGTTGTGGATTCCGGAGGTACAATGCTATACCTATCCCGATGTTATGGTGATTGCCAGTCAACCGGAGTTTCATAATAATCGCAAAGATACTATTACCAATCCTCAAGTTATTATTGAAGTTCTATCAAAATCAACTCGAAATTACGACCGCGGCGATAAATTTGATTACTACAAAACCTTACCTACTTTTCAGGAATATATCTTAATCGAACAATCTCAAGTGAAGATTGCCCAATATTTTAAAACTGATGCGAAACGCTGGTTGTATCGCGAGTACGATGAGGAGGATACGGCGTTAAGTTTGAGTGGGTTTGAGCTTGAGGTTCCTTTGATGGATATTTATGAAAAGGTTGATTTTACGGAAGAAGAAGAATCAACTGATTAG
- the ndhI gene encoding NAD(P)H-quinone oxidoreductase subunit I has protein sequence MFKFLQQVGDYAKETVQAAKYIGQGLSVTFDHMQRRPITVQYPYEKLIPSERYRGRIHFEFDKCISCEVCVRVCPINLPVVDWEFNRETKKKKLNHYSIDFGVCIFCGNCVEYCPTNCLSMTEEYELAAYDRHELNYDNVALGRLPYKVTQDPMVTPLREFAYLPKGVMSSHDLPPNSQRAGKRPEEIVEESEASTKQS, from the coding sequence ATGTTTAAATTCCTCCAACAAGTTGGCGATTACGCAAAAGAAACCGTGCAAGCGGCGAAATATATTGGTCAAGGGCTTTCGGTGACCTTCGATCATATGCAACGTCGTCCGATCACCGTTCAATATCCTTACGAAAAACTCATTCCCTCCGAACGTTACCGAGGCAGGATTCACTTTGAATTCGATAAGTGTATTTCTTGCGAAGTCTGCGTGCGGGTTTGTCCCATTAACTTGCCCGTTGTGGATTGGGAGTTCAACCGGGAAACAAAGAAAAAGAAGCTCAATCACTACAGTATTGACTTTGGCGTTTGTATTTTTTGCGGAAATTGCGTGGAATATTGCCCCACCAATTGTTTGTCGATGACGGAAGAGTATGAATTAGCCGCTTACGATCGCCACGAACTCAACTACGATAACGTTGCGTTGGGACGCTTGCCCTATAAAGTGACCCAAGACCCAATGGTAACGCCGTTGCGCGAGTTCGCTTATTTGCCCAAGGGCGTGATGAGTTCTCACGATTTACCCCCCAATTCCCAACGGGCGGGCAAACGTCCAGAGGAAATTGTTGAAGAGAGTGAGGCGAGTACGAAGCAGTCGTAA
- the nuoH gene encoding NADH-quinone oxidoreductase subunit NuoH, which translates to MNRGIDLQGSFIESLMDLGLPPDIAKAIWMPLPMILVILGATVGVLVVVWLERKISAAAQQRIGPEYAGPLGVLQPVADGIKLVFKEDIIPAKADTVLFTLGPILVVIPVFLSYLVVPFGQNLVITDLNIGIFIWIALSSIAPIGLLMSGYASNNKYALLGGLRAAAQSISYEIPLALSVLAVVMMSNSLSTIDIVSQQSGYGILGWNIWRQPVGFLVFWIAALAECERLPFDLPEAEEELVAGYQTEYTGMKFGLFYLGSYVNLVLSALIVAILYLGGWEFPVPLSQLADWLGVSESNPWLQVVTASLGITMTLLKAYFLVFIAVLLRWTVPRVRIDQLLNLGWKFLLPVSLVNLLLTAALKLAFPFAFGG; encoded by the coding sequence ATGAATCGAGGAATTGACCTACAAGGAAGTTTTATTGAATCCCTGATGGACTTGGGACTTCCCCCCGATATTGCCAAAGCAATTTGGATGCCGCTCCCCATGATTCTCGTTATTCTTGGGGCAACCGTGGGGGTTTTAGTCGTCGTTTGGTTAGAACGGAAAATCTCCGCCGCCGCCCAACAACGAATCGGTCCCGAATACGCCGGTCCCCTAGGCGTACTGCAACCCGTCGCCGACGGCATCAAACTGGTTTTTAAAGAAGACATCATCCCTGCCAAAGCAGACACCGTACTCTTCACCCTCGGTCCAATCCTCGTTGTAATCCCCGTCTTTTTGTCCTATCTCGTCGTTCCCTTCGGACAAAATCTCGTCATCACCGACTTAAATATTGGTATCTTCATTTGGATTGCCCTTTCGAGTATTGCCCCCATCGGTTTGTTGATGTCCGGTTATGCCTCCAACAACAAATACGCCCTTCTCGGTGGTTTGAGAGCCGCCGCCCAATCCATCAGCTACGAAATTCCCCTTGCCCTCTCCGTCCTCGCCGTCGTGATGATGTCCAACAGCCTCAGCACGATTGACATTGTGAGCCAGCAATCGGGGTACGGCATTCTGGGTTGGAATATTTGGCGGCAACCCGTAGGCTTCCTCGTATTCTGGATTGCAGCCCTCGCCGAGTGCGAACGCTTGCCCTTCGACCTTCCAGAAGCAGAAGAAGAACTCGTTGCAGGCTATCAAACAGAATATACCGGGATGAAATTTGGATTATTCTATCTCGGCTCCTACGTTAACCTTGTCCTCTCCGCCCTAATTGTTGCGATTTTGTACCTCGGCGGTTGGGAATTTCCCGTCCCCTTGAGTCAACTCGCAGACTGGTTGGGCGTAAGCGAATCTAATCCTTGGCTGCAAGTGGTGACGGCATCTTTGGGCATTACCATGACCCTTCTCAAAGCCTACTTCTTAGTCTTCATTGCCGTTCTTCTGCGTTGGACGGTTCCCCGCGTGCGCATCGACCAACTGCTGAATTTAGGCTGGAAGTTTTTGCTTCCGGTGTCCTTAGTCAACCTTCTGTTAACCGCAGCCTTAAAACTCGCGTTCCCCTTCGCCTTTGGCGGTTAA
- a CDS encoding Uma2 family endonuclease: MTAVLEKTQQRYYTPDEYLALEESAEYKSEYHDGQIIPMTGGTINHNRLALNMSIALRLGLKGKEYDVFIGDVKLWIPEVRRYTYPDVMVIASQPEFHDNRKDTITNPQVIIEVLSKSTRNYDRGDKFDYYKTLPTFQEYILIEQSQVKIAQYFKTDAKRWLYREYDEEDTALSFNGFELEVPLMDIYEKVDFTEEEDHFKEEELND, translated from the coding sequence ATGACAGCAGTTTTAGAAAAGACCCAACAACGCTACTATACTCCCGATGAATATTTAGCCCTGGAAGAATCGGCGGAGTACAAAAGTGAATATCATGACGGTCAAATTATTCCTATGACAGGCGGAACAATAAATCATAATCGACTCGCACTCAATATGAGTATTGCTTTACGTCTCGGACTAAAAGGAAAAGAATATGATGTTTTCATTGGGGATGTGAAGCTGTGGATTCCGGAGGTACGACGTTATACCTATCCCGATGTGATGGTTATTGCCAGTCAACCGGAGTTTCATGATAATCGCAAAGATACCATTACCAATCCTCAAGTTATTATTGAAGTTCTATCAAAATCAACTCGAAATTACGACCGCGGCGATAAATTTGATTACTACAAAACTCTTCCCACATTTCAGGAATATATCTTAATCGAACAATCTCAAGTGAAGATTGCCCAATATTTTAAAACTGATGCGAAACGCTGGTTGTATCGCGAGTACGATGAGGAGGATACGGCGTTAAGTTTCAATGGATTTGAGCTTGAGGTTCCTTTGATGGATATTTATGAAAAGGTTGATTTTACAGAAGAAGAGGATCATTTCAAAGAAGAAGAATTAAACGATTAG